A single window of Dermacentor albipictus isolate Rhodes 1998 colony chromosome 1, USDA_Dalb.pri_finalv2, whole genome shotgun sequence DNA harbors:
- the LOC135900107 gene encoding uncharacterized protein isoform X2, which produces MTALWTLWLLALILSPCFSADMQFASRSGFSGVAEVPGLQSYPVQNSEHSRTRRSRQPHGGLLGLSPPDPWYENNAAHKNGRLVRSPADSTARLLFPYLTPAVAVAPGLATCGTSVAYQLSVFGTLRPVLVRLFPHCQWSE; this is translated from the exons ATGACAGCACTTTGGACACTATGGCTTCTAGCACTCATTCTCTCTCCATGTTTTTCAGCGG ATATGCAGTTCGCCTCCCGCAGTGGCTTCTCTGGAGTGGCCGAGGTGCCGGGCTTGCAAAGCTACCCAGTCCAGAACAGTGAGCATAGCAGGACGCGGCGCTCCAGGCAGCCGCATGGTGGCCTTCTCGGCTTGTCACCGCCTGATCCCTGGTATGAAAACAACGCcgcacacaaaaacggccgcctGGTGCGAAGTCCTGCCGATTCTACTGCCCGTCTCCTCTTCCCGTATCTGACACCGGCGGTGGCGGTGGCTCCTGGGCTGGCCACGTGTGGAACGAGCGTCGCCTACCAGCTAAGCGTGTTCGGCACGCTGAGACCCGTTTTAGTGAG GCTTTTCCCACATTGTCAGTGGTCAGAGTGA
- the LOC135900107 gene encoding uncharacterized protein isoform X1 yields the protein MTALWTLWLLALILSPCFSADMQFASRSGFSGVAEVPGLQSYPVQNSEHSRTRRSRQPHGGLLGLSPPDPWYENNAAHKNGRLVRSPADSTARLLFPYLTPAVAVAPGLATCGTSVAYQLSVFGTLRPVLVRYLCVPTRPPPPPPPPSPPPPPPPPPPPPTRPPPPPPTPPIIILVLRGLAVVPAK from the exons ATGACAGCACTTTGGACACTATGGCTTCTAGCACTCATTCTCTCTCCATGTTTTTCAGCGG ATATGCAGTTCGCCTCCCGCAGTGGCTTCTCTGGAGTGGCCGAGGTGCCGGGCTTGCAAAGCTACCCAGTCCAGAACAGTGAGCATAGCAGGACGCGGCGCTCCAGGCAGCCGCATGGTGGCCTTCTCGGCTTGTCACCGCCTGATCCCTGGTATGAAAACAACGCcgcacacaaaaacggccgcctGGTGCGAAGTCCTGCCGATTCTACTGCCCGTCTCCTCTTCCCGTATCTGACACCGGCGGTGGCGGTGGCTCCTGGGCTGGCCACGTGTGGAACGAGCGTCGCCTACCAGCTAAGCGTGTTCGGCACGCTGAGACCCGTTTTAGTGAGGTATTTGTGTGTGCCTACTCGAcctcctccaccaccaccacctccatcgCCTCCACCGCCTCCACCTCCTCCACCGCCTCCTCCGACAAGGCCACCACCTCCACCTCCGACTCCACCGATAATAATTCTCGTGTTGCGAGGACTTGCCGTGGTCCCCGCCAAATAG